A segment of the Candidatus Zixiibacteriota bacterium genome:
TCCCTTCTGTGTCTAGAACACGTCCGTCAGGCTGTTGACACCATTTCCCACCTTACGAACAAGTAACTTGTGGGAGAACCACGAATAGCAGGTTGTAAGAACCTCACCGGAACTCGGCCAAACAAAGGACAGCCACATCGAAATCAACCCTTGACAATCATCATAGCAGGAAGGGATTCCTGACAGCGCGCAGAACAGGCATTTGCAGGAATGACACGATAGTGAGAACTCGTTGAACGATCAGACAGACAACACAACTGAGAGAAGTGCCGGCAGCGGATACGCTTTCGCGGTCGGGTCGACGTTTGCATCGGGTTTAGCGACTGTTGTCGGCAAGTGGAATCTTGCACACATCTCTCCCCTGCTCATGAACAGCTTGATCTTCCTGATCGCGACCATATTCCTTTCTGTGACACTTCTCCCCGCCCGTGGTGGGATCAAGAACGTCTTCAGACTCTCCGCCAAAGGGTGGTTCTGGATTGCGATGTTTGTCATCAGCTCCCTTCTCGCAGTATGGGGATACTGGGCGGGTGTGCAACGAATGGACCCTACTCTGGCCACGTTTCTGAATCGCGCCGAAGTCATGGTGGCGATCATACTGGGGATGATATTCCTGAGAGAGCGATTCACGAAAGTCGAAACGCTCGGAGTACTGCTATCGATCGCCGGTATAATCGTGATGCGTCTCACACTGCGAGTGGAGTACACATCAGGATTCTGGTTCGTACTGGGAGGAGCGTTCTTCTTCGGCATAACCGAGTTCGTATCGAAAATCGCCGTTCGCTATGTTGAACCACTGATTCTCGGCTACATACGTAACATGATGCTCGCCCTGCTCTACTGGATCGCGTTTGGGGCTGTCGGGCGAGGTTTCGATGGGCTCTCATCCGTCTGGCCGGGCGTGCTGGCGCTTGCTCTGATCGGTCCCGTGGCGGCGAGGCTCATGTATCTGACAGCCCTGAACAAGCTGGAGCTGTCCAGAGTCGCTGTCATCAGCCAGAGTCAACCGGTCTTCGTGATTCTGATAGCACTCCTCGCTCTCGGGCAGTTACCCACCTTCAGGGAGATCACCGGAGGAGTGCTCCTGACCCTCGGCTGTGTAATAATGATCCTATCGCGCTACACCAATAACCGACGGCTCCGTCACTCCTGAGATTCTGACTACGCTCCGAGTGCCTTTGCTGCCTTGTCGATATCTTCCGGCTTCACCCAGAGAACATATCCAAATCCACCACGACCGTCGGCTACGCCATTTGCTGCAAGAACATTGACACCGGCATTGGCAAGTTGCAGATGGTGGTCGTGCAGCGCTCCGACCCTGTCCTCGCCCTGAATCAGGAAGACCTTCTTAGGGCCGACCAGCTTTATGTCGGCTTCAGATGCAGCCCATTGCAGAGCCTGGACATCTTCGGGGATGAAATCAACTTGGGTGCGGCCGTCCCCGACCGGAAATGCCGTGAACGCAATTAGGTTGACGCCCTTTTCGCTCA
Coding sequences within it:
- a CDS encoding DMT family transporter, translating into MNDQTDNTTERSAGSGYAFAVGSTFASGLATVVGKWNLAHISPLLMNSLIFLIATIFLSVTLLPARGGIKNVFRLSAKGWFWIAMFVISSLLAVWGYWAGVQRMDPTLATFLNRAEVMVAIILGMIFLRERFTKVETLGVLLSIAGIIVMRLTLRVEYTSGFWFVLGGAFFFGITEFVSKIAVRYVEPLILGYIRNMMLALLYWIAFGAVGRGFDGLSSVWPGVLALALIGPVAARLMYLTALNKLELSRVAVISQSQPVFVILIALLALGQLPTFREITGGVLLTLGCVIMILSRYTNNRRLRHS